CTCCATATCGTTCGGGGATGGACTCTGGTGGCCGTTCCGCAGAAAACGGAAGGACTGACGAGGGCTGCATGCTATACTAACGAGAGTAAATGAAACGGAGGATTTTAGCATGCTGACATTTGAAGAAAAACAACAGATTATCGAATCATTCCCGGAACTGACAAAACGGGACGTATCCATGAAGCGAGTGAATTACCATTACGAGGACAGCCTGTATGAAAAGACGACTGTCGTTTATCATTTGCATCCGAACGGCAATGGTTACGTATATACAGGCGACTTGCCGGAATATGAAGCGGACAGCCGCGGCTATGTCAATATCCGGGAATTTTCCCCTGAAGAATTGAAGGCGATCATCCGGGATTCGATCAACTATTTATCGACCGAAATTGAATTGTATGACAATGAATGGACGAGCCGGGATGGCGTGAAAGTAACCCTTGTGAACGAAGATCCATTCTGGAATGTCTATGCAGGGCGTAATCTGGAAGAGAGTTTCGGAACGTTTGACGATGCGAAACGCTATTTGAAGGAAGAGGGATTCCGGGAAGATAAAAAATGATCATCAGAGAGTTGAAGCCTGTGGAGAAACTGCCGCTGTCTCTTCTCTTAGAGGCGGACCCTTCAGAAGAGATGATCCGTTCGTATGCCGCTGAAGGCGACGTGTTTATCGCCGAAAAAAACAGCTGCGTGGCAGGAGTCTGTGTTCTCCTGCCGCTTACGGATGAAACCGTCGAAATCAAAAACATTGCAGTTGCAGAACCGGCACGCGGTAAAGGTGTTGCAAAAGCGCTGATTTCACATGCAGTGACAATAGCCGGCCAATGCGGTTTTTCAATTGTGGAAATCGGCACCGGAAATTCAAGTCTGGATCAACTGGCGCTGTACCAGAAATGCGGCTTCCGGATGAAGTCGATTGACCGGGACTTTTTTGTCCGAAACTATCCGGAACCGATTATTGAAAATGGCATTCAGTGCCGGGACATGGTCCGGCTTGAACTGACTTTGTAAAACCTCCTTTTATGGGAGGTTTTTCTTTTGCCTTTTTGGAAGAAAAAATGCCGGACTTCCGGTATGCTGAAAGCAGAGGTGAGCCGAATGTTCAAAAAAGTGACGCTCTATACGAATAAGTTAAAGGAAATGAGAGGGTTTTACGAGTACCACCTTGGTTTCCGGGTGACAGAAAAAGATGAAACCGGCTTTACGCTTGCAGTCGGCGAATCCGAACTTGAATTCCGGGAATCGGACCGCCAGGCGTTTTATCATTATGCCATCAATATTCCGGGCAATCAGTTTTCCCTTGCTAAGTCTTGGGCGGAAGAGCGTGTAACGCTGAACCGTGAATCAGGGGAGGACGAGATTTATTACCGCGGATTCGATGCAGACGCCTTTTATTTTGAGGATCCTGCAGGTAATATCGTGGAATTCATCGGCCGACGCCGTGTCGACCGGTTGGGTGACTTCACGATGGAATCTCTCCTGAATATCAGTGAAATCAATATCACAACACCTTTTATGGAAGAGGTCGGCAGTCTCCTTCAAGCGAGTGGAATCCAGATCTGGGGAAGCAATGGAATTGATCCAAAGTCCCTGAATTTTTTGGGACAGGGAGACGCGTTCATTCTGTTGCTGCCGCCAAAGCGCATCTGGTATTTTTCGAAGGCAAAAGGAGAAGTGCATCCGTTGATGATCGAACTTACGGACAGCCGTCAAATCGAGGTATCAGAAGAAGGTCGGGTGACGGTACATACCGCAGTGAACCCGATCCATGACCGGCTGGAAGAGCTGGATTTTTCAGGCGTCCTGTCATGGATGGAAGAAGGCGAGACGCAAGTGCTAGCAAAAGGCGATGCAAATCGGGCGGACGAATTACCGAATTCGGTGGATACCCGCTTTGGCATCGCATCCGGCTCGAAGATTTTCACGGCGGTTGCCATCTGCCGGCTTGTTGAGGAAGGGAAGCTTGCATTTGATGATCGCCTGCCGGAATTGTTGCCGGATCTTTTCCCGGCTTCCGATGTGACGGTCCACCAGCTACTGACCCATACATCGGGTATTCCGGATTATTTCAGTGAAGAGGAAATGGATGACTACGGAGCATTATGGCGGGAAATACCGATGTATCGGATGGAACAGCCCGCGGATTTCATTCCGCTGTTCCGGGATAAGCAAATGCAGTTCACACCAGGGGAACGGTTCCACTACAATAAT
Above is a genomic segment from Planococcus lenghuensis containing:
- a CDS encoding serine hydrolase, whose product is MPFWKKKCRTSGMLKAEVSRMFKKVTLYTNKLKEMRGFYEYHLGFRVTEKDETGFTLAVGESELEFRESDRQAFYHYAINIPGNQFSLAKSWAEERVTLNRESGEDEIYYRGFDADAFYFEDPAGNIVEFIGRRRVDRLGDFTMESLLNISEINITTPFMEEVGSLLQASGIQIWGSNGIDPKSLNFLGQGDAFILLLPPKRIWYFSKAKGEVHPLMIELTDSRQIEVSEEGRVTVHTAVNPIHDRLEELDFSGVLSWMEEGETQVLAKGDANRADELPNSVDTRFGIASGSKIFTAVAICRLVEEGKLAFDDRLPELLPDLFPASDVTVHQLLTHTSGIPDYFSEEEMDDYGALWREIPMYRMEQPADFIPLFRDKQMQFTPGERFHYNNAGYIVLGLIAEKVTGQPFTSVIQKQVFDPAGMNRSGYFRLDELPEHTAQGYLDVAGGWRTNQYSIPVRGGADGGAFTTAEDMEKFWSSLLAYELLSADMTDRLLTPHIPTKNGAHGYGIRITEEGYSISGKDPGVRFYSIVRKSDHSILTMLANTECNLPAVIAVIKGETDSGD
- a CDS encoding GNAT family N-acetyltransferase, encoding MIIRELKPVEKLPLSLLLEADPSEEMIRSYAAEGDVFIAEKNSCVAGVCVLLPLTDETVEIKNIAVAEPARGKGVAKALISHAVTIAGQCGFSIVEIGTGNSSLDQLALYQKCGFRMKSIDRDFFVRNYPEPIIENGIQCRDMVRLELTL